The DNA sequence AGTCCATTTAGTCCACTTAGTCCACTCAGTCCATTTAGTCCACTTAGTCCACTCAGTCTATTTAGTCCACTTAGTCCACTCAGTCCATTTAGTCCACTTCGTCCACTCAGTCCATTTAGTCCACTTCGTCCATTTAGTCCACTCAGTCCACTTCGTCCACTCAGTCCACTTCGTCCACTCAGTCCACTTAGTCCACTCAGTCTATTTAGTCCACTTAGTCCACTCAGTCCATTTAGTCCACTCAGTCCACTTAGTCCACTCAGTCCATCCTAGACTGTGGTCCGGCCTAACAGAAGTGTGCCTGTAAACCTGCAGCTGTCTGAAGTCTTCAGATTAAACTGAACAGATCTGGTTCAGCTTTGGGGTCTACAGGGTTCACGAACCCCCTTCAGTCCGTTAACGTCATCAGTGCCAGTGTTTGGGGTCCTACCGGTCCTGCAGCAGAGGGGGGGTCTGACTGGGGAGTTCAGGGACCGGTCTGTGTCTGAGCCGGTACGACCGGGTGGGTCTGGGTCCTTTGGGGACCGGACCCCCGGGCTGACCCTCGTAGATGGAGTTCTCCACCATCTCCCCCTGAAACCCCCCCTGGCCTTCGACAGTGGACGGGCCGGGGTCCTCAGGGCCGGGGTCCCAGTCCGACGGGGTCTCGGAGATGGAGATGGACTcgctggaggtggaggaggaagaggaggaccagGACGGGGGGATGAAGGAGGTCCCGATGTTCTGGGGGTCCCGCGGCGCCGGCTGAGGACGGCGGAGGGATCTAGTTTCCTGGTGGTGGTGTGGTCCCCCCCCCAAACCCGCCCCTGGAGGTAAAGTCTGACTCCCCTCCAGGTCGTCCTCCCTCCTCCCCTTCTGATGCTGACAGGACGTCCCCCTCCTCCTGTCCGTCAAGAAGATGCTTCTCGGATGCAGCACCGGTGTCCCGCCCCCCCCATCACGGTCCTTGGACACGCCCAGCGCCTCCAGACTGCGGAGCATGCGGCGCCGGTGTCCGGTGGGAAAGACACGGAGCTGCAGGAGGCGGCGGTCCGACAGGTCGGCGCAGTCCTGCAGGGTCCGATACCCCCCCTGGAGGAGGGAGGGGCAATACTGGGGCAGGCGGAGGGTGGACAGCCAGGACGGGACGTCCAGGTCCTGGTCCGACATGAGGACGGCGTCCACGTCCTGGTCCGACATGTGGACGACGGCGTCCTACGACTGGAACATCTGGAAGAACTGAGGACACGACAGAAGAGTCCAGAGTTAGATCACAGAGAAGAAACAACGACCAGACTGTGAGACCACGCCTCCACTGGGCGGGACCGACCCGACTCCACCTTCGtgcgtttccattacgataaaggacctggaatctggtacctggtcctagtttttggaatttggtacctggtcctagttttttggactctggtacctggt is a window from the Sphaeramia orbicularis unplaced genomic scaffold, fSphaOr1.1, whole genome shotgun sequence genome containing:
- the LOC115416816 gene encoding arf-GAP with Rho-GAP domain, ANK repeat and PH domain-containing protein 2-like, encoding MSDQDVDAVLMSDQDLDVPSWLSTLRLPQYCPSLLQGGYRTLQDCADLSDRRLLQLRVFPTGHRRRMLRSLEALGVSKDRDGGGGTPVLHPRSIFLTDRRRGTSCQHQKGRREDDLEGSQTLPPGAGLGGGPHHHQETRSLRRPQPAPRDPQNIGTSFIPPSWSSSSSSTSSESISISETPSDWDPGPEDPGPSTVEGQGGFQGEMVENSIYEGQPGGPVPKGPRPTRSYRLRHRPVPELPSQTPPLLQDRNAPPPSSPERRTGSEGPTGANGAGKGPLHQTLIPITPYGETFLYDYPECPAEQGTEGEPQQNQQDQQDRQNQQDQNRAQKHRPAVPLQLDSVDPRPSLTPDVFEDEYSTVDECSAVRPPGPAHSVKSSDAVAVASAPSGPGPGPGSGPHGGSLVMVDCDLYSEPADAVVHNPPLADISPYACFYGAPKHQVFKAGWLDKLSPQGKCVFQRRWVRFDGHSLSYYNNDKV